The following proteins are co-located in the Dermochelys coriacea isolate rDerCor1 chromosome 4, rDerCor1.pri.v4, whole genome shotgun sequence genome:
- the CASP6 gene encoding caspase-6 — MASSKQRPSDGNSGQIQVDSGPALNTKDGDQNVTEADALERRQPFDPAAQYKMNHRRRGVALIFNHEQFFWHLKLPDRRGTLADSDNLKRSLTELGFEVKCFDDLKAEEVMQNIYEVSVDNHSDADCFVCVFLSHGEDNHVYAYDAKIEVQAVTEMFKGDKCPSLVGKPKIFIIQACRGNKHDDPVIVQDAVDSTVDQSKVNETEVDAAAIYTLPAGADFLMCYSVAEGYFSHRETLNGTWYIQDLCEMIRKYGSSLEFTELLTLVNRKVSHRKVDICKDANAIGKKQIPCFASMLTKKLHFHQK; from the exons ATGGCGAGCTCCAAGCAGCGCCCCAGCGACGGCAACTCcg GGCAAATCCAGGTGGATAGTGGGCCTGCTTTAAATACCAAAG ATGGAGACCAAAACGTCACAGAAGCAGATGCCCTTGAGAGACG CCAACCATTTGATCCAGCAGCACAATACAAAATGAACCACAGGCGAAGAGGGGTTGCTTTAATCTTCAATCATGAGCAGTTTTTCTGGCACTTAAAACTGCCAGATAGACGTGGCACACTTGCAGACAGCGACAATCTGAAACGCAG TTTGACAGAGCTTGGATTTGAAGTCAAATGCTTTGATGACCTTAAAGCAGAAGAGGTTATGCAGAACATTTATGAAG TGTCAGTGGACAACCACAGTGATGCTGACTGCTTTGTATGCGTGTTCCTGAGCCATGGTGAAGATAATCACGTTTACGCCTATGATGCTAAAATAGAAGTTCAGGCAGTGACAGAAATGTTCAAAGGAGACAAATGCCCGAGTCTAGTAGGAAAgcctaaaatatttataattcag GCATGTAGAGGGAATAAACACGATGACCCAGTCATTGTTCAGGATGCAGTGGACAGTACTGTAGACCAGTCCAAGGTCAATGAAACTGAAGTGGATGCTGCGGCTATATATACTTTACCTGCTGGTGCAGACTTTCTAATGTGCTACTCGGTTGCAGAAG GTTACTTTTCTCATCGTGAAACTCTAAATGGCACCTGGTATATTCAAGACCTGTGTGAGATGATAAGAAAGTATGGTTCTTCCTTGGAATTCACAGAACTTCTCACTCTGGTTAACAGGAAAGTATCTCATCGCAAAGTGGATATATGCAAAGACGCTAATGCAATAGGAAAGAAGCAGATTCCTTGTTTTGCCTCAATGCTGACTAAAAAATTGCACTTCCATCAAAAATGA